GAGACGGATGTGATAGACGAGCACGGTCAGACCCTTGGTCGATACCGTCCGTGGGATCTATCTCCGAGCGTCACCGGCGCCTACCGCATCCTGCCCTCTCTGTCCGCGGGCGGAACCCTGAAGGCCATCTACTCGCTACTCGTGCCGAGTTGGGTCTGGGAGCGCATGCCGGAGCTGGGAATTGAGTACGGTGGCCAAGGCTTCACAATCGCACTGGACTGCGGCGCCCTGTATCGCCCGTTTCAGTGTCTGAGTATCGGGGCCGCTCTGAGCAACTTCGGGCCGGGCATCAACTACATGGACGATGGGGGAACTGACGCGCTGCCTGCCATTGCGCGAGTTGGGTTCGCGTTCAGCCCCAGGATTCCGGGAGCGGTACAAGTCGCCCTGGTGAGCGATGCCTGGCGCGACCTCGATAGGCCCATGCCGCGAGCCGGCGACTTCGTGCACCGCTGGGAACAGGTGGAGCACGGAGTCGGGCTGGAGCTACGGTTCGCGAGGCTCGCGAGTATCCGACTTGGCTACTTCGAGGACATCGTCGGCCAGCGCGGCGGAATCGTTGTCCAGAACTTCGGAGCCACTCGCCATATCAGCCTGCTCCGGCAACTGACCAAGCCGCTCTCGGGCGAGGTCGTTGGCCTGGGAATCTGCTGGGGCGTCGGAGTTGAATTCATAGGCCTGAAGTTCGACGTGGGCGTGGATGAGAACATTTACGATTTCCCGACCCGGAACGTCCGGTTCCAACTGAGCGCCGGTCTGTAGCGGGCGCAGGCTATTGTCGCAATCCGGCAGCTTTGTGTCTTGGTGTCCTGGTGTCTTGGTGGTGAGAATCCC
Above is a genomic segment from candidate division WOR-3 bacterium containing:
- a CDS encoding PorV/PorQ family protein, which translates into the protein MEAPGMAGASWNWRDAGYESTGCVRPGGRLVWRLVPRSRVGLDTRLRTGLAAWQHVVHWCQNHGLQVMRRFGLPVLVTVALMSVRVEAGGAVFLMIFPDARTAALGGCGTALTDLDANTYYNPASIALGTRVAATWTHINWLPGLYPGMSYEHAGVAYRLDERRALAANVIYLTTGETDVIDEHGQTLGRYRPWDLSPSVTGAYRILPSLSAGGTLKAIYSLLVPSWVWERMPELGIEYGGQGFTIALDCGALYRPFQCLSIGAALSNFGPGINYMDDGGTDALPAIARVGFAFSPRIPGAVQVALVSDAWRDLDRPMPRAGDFVHRWEQVEHGVGLELRFARLASIRLGYFEDIVGQRGGIVVQNFGATRHISLLRQLTKPLSGEVVGLGICWGVGVEFIGLKFDVGVDENIYDFPTRNVRFQLSAGL